A genome region from Paludibacterium sp. B53371 includes the following:
- the scpB gene encoding SMC-Scp complex subunit ScpB — protein MSMTGDLTLYKTVLETALLTATEPLSVGQLKKLFVEALSAATINDLLDEIQRDWLGRGVELVRLSSGWRFRARTELTPYLSRLNPEKPPRYSRAVMETLAIIAYKQPVTRGDIESIRGVSVSTGVMQTLLERAWIEVIGHREVPGRPGLYATTRKFLDDLGLNSLRDLPPLAELGTLVVPGLEPADEPEDRPLTH, from the coding sequence ATGTCCATGACGGGCGACTTGACTCTCTACAAGACTGTTTTGGAAACCGCGCTGTTGACGGCGACCGAGCCATTGTCTGTCGGGCAGCTGAAAAAGCTGTTTGTGGAAGCGCTGTCGGCCGCCACGATCAATGACCTGCTGGACGAGATCCAGCGGGACTGGTTGGGGCGTGGTGTCGAGCTGGTCAGGTTGTCGTCGGGCTGGCGCTTTCGTGCCCGCACCGAACTGACCCCCTATCTGTCGCGGCTCAATCCGGAAAAACCACCGCGTTATTCGCGGGCGGTGATGGAAACCCTGGCGATTATTGCCTATAAGCAACCTGTCACCCGCGGCGATATCGAGTCGATCCGCGGTGTGTCGGTGTCTACCGGGGTGATGCAGACTTTGCTGGAACGTGCCTGGATCGAAGTGATCGGGCACAGGGAAGTGCCGGGCCGGCCTGGCTTGTATGCCACCACGCGCAAGTTCCTCGATGATCTGGGACTGAACTCGCTGCGTGATTTGCCGCCCCTGGCTGAACTGGGCACCCTGGTGGTGCCGGGCCTTGAACCGGCTGACGAGCCGGAGGATCGACCCCTGACGCATTGA